GGTCGCACTGGATATGGGTGAAGAAGCCCTCGGCCAGGGGCAGCGATTGGCCTTCGTGGCGGCAGGTGACCACATTGAGCCGCTGGGTCTCCAGCAGGGTGCGGCGCAGGGTGGCCAGACGCTCGGGGTTGGGCTCGTTGGCCACCACGCAGCCGGCCGGCCCCACCAGTTCGGAGAGCAGGCCGGTCTTGGAGCCGGGGCTGGAGCACATGTCCAGCACCATGGCCCCGGGAGGCGGCGCCAGCACCACCGGCGGCAGCATGGAGGAGGCATCCTGGATGTAAATTCTTCCAAAGCGCGCGGCCAGGGTGCGGCCCAGGGGGATGGGCTCGGTCAGGGCGCGGGCGGCCACGGGATGCAGGGGCAAGGATTCCCAGGCCAGGCCTTCGGCAGCCAGGAGTTCGGCCACGGCCGCGCGCTCCTGGGCCGGTCCCACAAAGCGGAAGGTGCGGCCCGGGGCGTCTGTGTCGGGTTGGGTGCGATGTTTCATGGTTCTCCGTGGCATGATCGCCTGCCGGCGTCTTGTCAATTCTTCACGTTTCAAGCGGTCATCCTTGCCACATCGTAATCTGCGCGGCGGGTTTGCCTCTGGACGCCGGGGCGCGGATGGACTATTGCGCCTTCATAGTCCGGCTGCTTCGTATTCGTGTGCAACAACCCTTTCTCGCTTTGATTCGTCTTCGCAAGGAGTCTCTATGCGACTGCTTCAGCGTCTGGCAGGGCTTTTCGTCCTGATGATGTGCGGCGCCGTGTTTGCCCCCGCCGTGCAGGCCGCGGAAAAAACCTACGCCGTGCTGCCCTTCTCCGTGAACGGCCCCCAGGAATACCAGTATCTTTCCAAAGGGCTGCAAGACATGCTTTCCTCCAGGTTGTACTGGAAGGACAATGCCCGGCCCCTGGCGCAACTGCCGGCCGATCTGCCCCCGGCCAAGGACCTCTCCCCCGAAAAGGGCCGTGAACTGCTGACCAGACTGCGGGCCGACGTGCTCATCTGGGGCAGTGTGACCGTGATGGGCAACGACGCCAGCATAGACCTGCGCGTGCAGGATACCAAGGGCGGCAGCTGGCCCCAGAGCGGCACCGTAAAGCTGGACAATCTCATCCCCTCGCTGGAAAACATTTCCCGCAAGCTCAGCGCCGAAGCCTTCGGCCGCACCGCGGCAGCGCCGGCAAAGGCCCCCAGCACCGCGGGCGGTGGCAGTGGCGGCGGTCCGGGCAAGACCGAAAAGGTCAACGCCATGAACCCGGCCCTGGTGCACAACGAGGCCGACCAAAGCAAGCAGTTTTTCCTCAACCCCCAGTTCCGCTACGCCGGGGACTCCCAGTCCGAAGGCCGCATGCGCTCCCAGAGCCTGCCCTTCGCCTCCGTGGGCATGATCGCCGACGACCTCAACGGCGACGGCCAGCGCGACTGCGCCATCATCGACGACACCCGCGTCTACGTCTACCGCTTCGACACGGACATGACCCTGCGCCAGGTGGCCGTGCATCAGGCCCCCGTGAGCCTGCAGAACCTGCACGTCAGCGCGGTGGACACCAACCGCGACGGCCGCAAGGAAATCATCGTCAGCGCCGTGCGCGTCACCACCGCCGGCAACCACGACAAGTACGAGAAATACGAGCCCCGCAGCTACGTGCTCAGCTTCGACGGCCAAAAGCTCACCCTGCTCAAAGACAACATCAAATTCTTCCTTAACGCCATCAACACCCCGCCCCGCTTCGAAACCAAGCTCTACGCCCAAAAGCAGGGCCGCCAGAAGCTCTTCGAAAAGGGCATTTACGAAGCCATCCCTTCGGCCAACGGCTTTGATCTCGGCCCGCGGCTCTTCGCCCCGGATCAGGCCAACGTCTTCAATCTGGGGTACCTGCCCCAGCCTGACGGCTACAAGATGCTGGTGGTGGACAAGGAAGATTACATCCTCGTCTTCACCGACACCGGCGAACGCCAGGCGCGCACCGACAAGCCCTACTTCGGTTCCTTTGTGGGCATGTTCGAAGACATGATGCCCGAAGGGTTTGAAGACGAAGTGCTCATGCGCGACAAATACTACATCCCCATGCGCATGGTGTCCTTCAACATCGATGGCGACGACCGCCACGAGCTGCTGGTGAACCGGCCCATCTCCATGGCCGCGCAGTTCTTCCAGCGCTACCGCTACTTCCCCCAGGGCGAAATTCATTCCCTGTACTGGGACGGCGTGGGCCTGAACCTGGTGTGGAAGACGCGCAGCATCAAGGGCTCGGTGGTGGACTACGGCGTGACGGACATCAACAACGACGGCATCACCGATCTCTACGTCCTGGTGAACACCCACCCCGGCGCCTTGGGCATCAGCAACCGCAAGTCCATCGTGCTGGTGTACCCCCTGGATCTGTCCCAGACCGACTCGACCGTCG
This sequence is a window from Megalodesulfovibrio gigas DSM 1382 = ATCC 19364. Protein-coding genes within it:
- a CDS encoding FG-GAP repeat domain-containing protein, with amino-acid sequence MRLLQRLAGLFVLMMCGAVFAPAVQAAEKTYAVLPFSVNGPQEYQYLSKGLQDMLSSRLYWKDNARPLAQLPADLPPAKDLSPEKGRELLTRLRADVLIWGSVTVMGNDASIDLRVQDTKGGSWPQSGTVKLDNLIPSLENISRKLSAEAFGRTAAAPAKAPSTAGGGSGGGPGKTEKVNAMNPALVHNEADQSKQFFLNPQFRYAGDSQSEGRMRSQSLPFASVGMIADDLNGDGQRDCAIIDDTRVYVYRFDTDMTLRQVAVHQAPVSLQNLHVSAVDTNRDGRKEIIVSAVRVTTAGNHDKYEKYEPRSYVLSFDGQKLTLLKDNIKFFLNAINTPPRFETKLYAQKQGRQKLFEKGIYEAIPSANGFDLGPRLFAPDQANVFNLGYLPQPDGYKMLVVDKEDYILVFTDTGERQARTDKPYFGSFVGMFEDMMPEGFEDEVLMRDKYYIPMRMVSFNIDGDDRHELLVNRPISMAAQFFQRYRYFPQGEIHSLYWDGVGLNLVWKTRSIKGSVVDYGVTDINNDGITDLYVLVNTHPGALGISNRKSIVLVYPLDLSQTDSTVGQEFTDEPASRLHQE